The following are encoded in a window of Aromatoleum petrolei genomic DNA:
- a CDS encoding TRAP transporter substrate-binding protein — protein MNTGKLLKPLLAALLFAGGAAQAQSDKVVTLRVHHFLPPSSNTQVKFLEPWCAKIGAESGGRLKCQIYPAMQMGGTPPQLFDQAKDGVADIVWALPGYQAGRFLVTEAFELPFMGSSGEKSSRALWTYATKNARDEYKGVRPLVFHVIAGMALHTTTKQVKTMADLSGLKLRAPTRLATRMLSALGATPVPMPVPMVTESLAKGVIDGAMIPWEVVPAMKIQEVVKFHTETDPSLPLLSTSAFILAMNPAKYDSLPADLKQVIDANSGPEVSAWAGKIWDDATLTGRQAGVERKNTFYTVPAEELGKWQKASQSVTADWVKEVSAKGYDGQKLLAEARTLLAN, from the coding sequence ATGAATACCGGAAAACTGCTCAAGCCGCTGCTGGCGGCCCTGCTGTTCGCGGGCGGCGCCGCCCAGGCCCAGTCGGACAAGGTCGTGACGCTGCGCGTGCATCACTTCCTGCCGCCGTCGTCGAACACCCAGGTGAAATTCCTCGAGCCGTGGTGCGCCAAGATCGGCGCCGAATCGGGCGGACGTCTGAAGTGCCAGATCTACCCGGCGATGCAGATGGGCGGCACGCCGCCGCAGCTCTTCGACCAGGCCAAGGACGGCGTGGCCGATATCGTGTGGGCGCTGCCGGGCTACCAGGCGGGGCGTTTCCTCGTCACCGAAGCGTTCGAACTGCCGTTCATGGGCAGCTCGGGCGAGAAGTCGAGCCGCGCGCTGTGGACCTATGCGACCAAGAACGCGCGCGACGAATACAAGGGCGTGCGCCCGCTGGTGTTCCACGTGATCGCTGGCATGGCGCTGCACACGACCACGAAGCAGGTCAAAACCATGGCCGACCTCAGCGGCCTCAAGCTGCGTGCGCCGACGCGTCTGGCAACGCGCATGCTGAGCGCCCTCGGCGCGACCCCGGTGCCGATGCCGGTGCCGATGGTCACCGAAAGCCTCGCCAAGGGCGTGATCGACGGTGCCATGATCCCGTGGGAGGTCGTGCCGGCGATGAAGATTCAGGAAGTCGTCAAGTTCCATACCGAAACCGACCCCAGCCTGCCGCTGCTATCCACGTCCGCCTTCATCCTGGCAATGAATCCGGCGAAATACGACAGCCTGCCGGCGGACCTGAAGCAGGTCATCGACGCCAACAGCGGCCCCGAGGTGTCCGCGTGGGCCGGCAAGATCTGGGACGACGCAACGCTGACGGGACGGCAGGCCGGCGTCGAGCGCAAGAACACGTTCTACACCGTGCCGGCCGAAGAGCTGGGCAAGTGGCAGAAGGCGTCCCAATCGGTCACTGCGGACTGGGTCAAGGAGGTCAGCGCCAAGGGCTATGACGGCCAGAAGCTGCTGGCCGAGGCTCGGACGCTTCTTGCGAATTGA
- a CDS encoding enoyl-CoA hydratase family protein translates to MYKLKAAEWRPEHFKFDVVDRVATITLNRPERKNPLTFESYAELRDTFIKLQYAEDVRAVVITGAGGNFCSGGDVHDIIGPLTKMDMNGLLAFTRMTGNLVKEMRNCPQPIISAVDGICAGAGAIISMASDLRYATPEAKTAFLFVRVGLAGCDMGACSILPRIIGQGRASELLYTGRSMSAEEGRAWGYFNDIVPAEKVLAKAQELALSLANGPAFAHSMTKKCLHQEWNQTIEQALETEAEAQAICMQTQDFTRAYNAFVNKQVPKFEGN, encoded by the coding sequence ATGTACAAGCTCAAAGCTGCCGAATGGCGCCCGGAACACTTCAAGTTCGACGTCGTCGATCGCGTTGCCACCATCACGCTGAACCGTCCCGAGCGCAAGAACCCGCTCACCTTCGAGAGCTACGCCGAACTGCGCGACACCTTCATCAAGCTGCAGTACGCCGAGGACGTGCGCGCGGTCGTGATCACCGGCGCGGGGGGCAACTTCTGCTCGGGTGGCGACGTGCATGACATCATCGGCCCGCTGACGAAGATGGACATGAATGGCCTGCTCGCCTTCACGCGCATGACCGGCAACCTCGTGAAGGAGATGCGCAACTGCCCGCAGCCCATTATCTCCGCGGTGGACGGCATCTGCGCCGGCGCCGGCGCCATCATCTCGATGGCCTCCGACCTGCGCTACGCGACGCCCGAGGCCAAGACCGCCTTCCTCTTCGTGCGCGTCGGCCTCGCCGGCTGCGACATGGGCGCGTGCAGCATCCTGCCGCGCATCATCGGCCAGGGGCGTGCCTCCGAGCTGCTCTACACCGGCCGCTCGATGAGCGCGGAGGAGGGCCGCGCGTGGGGCTACTTCAATGACATCGTGCCGGCCGAAAAAGTGCTGGCGAAGGCGCAGGAGCTGGCGCTGTCGCTCGCCAACGGCCCGGCCTTCGCGCATTCGATGACGAAGAAGTGCCTGCACCAGGAATGGAACCAGACCATCGAGCAGGCGCTCGAGACCGAAGCCGAAGCCCAGGCGATCTGCATGCAGACGCAGGACTTCACGCGCGCCTACAACGCCTTCGTGAACAAGCAGGTGCCCAAGTTCGAGGGCAATTGA
- a CDS encoding TRAP transporter small permease, translated as MHTSVVSLDAAAAAGLRPAKVCGAGSVEGEGGDEDAGVQLEPGSIEHVAHPEALPHGPWGRRLYAASRVSALMGGTIFMLLIGMSLASIVGRKLFALPVPGDFEVLQMGAAVASATFFSYCQMVDGHVRVDFFTHWLPQRGRAFLDGLAALLMGAVALLIAWRTAVAAVASYESGEASLMLGWPGWVSIALIVPAFLLFATTSLYIAGRRFRIVTGGEK; from the coding sequence ATGCATACGAGCGTAGTGAGCCTGGATGCTGCTGCCGCGGCGGGGTTGCGGCCCGCGAAGGTGTGCGGCGCGGGAAGCGTGGAGGGGGAGGGCGGGGATGAGGACGCCGGCGTCCAGCTCGAGCCTGGGTCGATCGAGCACGTCGCCCACCCGGAGGCCTTGCCGCACGGGCCGTGGGGCCGGCGCCTGTATGCGGCGAGCAGGGTGTCCGCGCTGATGGGCGGGACCATCTTCATGCTGCTGATCGGCATGTCGCTGGCGTCCATCGTCGGGCGCAAGCTCTTTGCGTTGCCGGTGCCGGGCGATTTCGAGGTCCTGCAGATGGGCGCGGCCGTCGCGTCGGCGACCTTCTTCTCCTACTGCCAGATGGTCGACGGCCACGTGCGCGTCGACTTCTTCACGCACTGGCTGCCGCAGCGCGGGCGCGCCTTCCTCGACGGGCTGGCGGCGCTGCTGATGGGTGCGGTCGCGCTGCTGATCGCGTGGCGTACCGCCGTTGCGGCCGTCGCGTCCTACGAATCGGGCGAGGCCTCGCTGATGCTGGGCTGGCCGGGGTGGGTGTCGATCGCGCTGATCGTGCCGGCCTTCCTGTTGTTTGCGACGACCAGCCTGTACATCGCGGGCCGTCGCTTCCGCATCGTGACCGGAGGTGAAAAATGA
- a CDS encoding SDR family NAD(P)-dependent oxidoreductase — MNLQGKTAVVTGGASGIGHATAETLARAGAKVVIGDIDAAKGAAAAGLLAEQHLDVDFVRLDVTDMDSIQAFRDETYRRHGQVDIVANVAGWGKIQPFMENTPDFWRKVVDLNLLGPVAVSQAFLQQMVERGSGKIVTVSSDAGRVGSLGETVYSGAKGGAIAFTKSLAREVARYNINVNCVCPGPTDTPLLQAVPEKHREAFVKATPMRRLAKPSELADAVLFFASDRASFITGQVISVSGGLTLAG; from the coding sequence ATGAACCTGCAAGGCAAAACGGCCGTCGTCACGGGCGGCGCATCGGGGATCGGCCATGCGACGGCGGAGACGCTGGCGCGGGCGGGCGCCAAGGTCGTGATCGGCGACATCGACGCGGCCAAGGGGGCGGCCGCAGCCGGCCTGCTCGCGGAGCAACACCTCGACGTCGATTTCGTCCGTCTCGACGTGACCGACATGGACTCCATCCAGGCCTTCCGCGACGAGACCTATCGCCGTCATGGCCAGGTCGACATCGTCGCCAACGTCGCCGGCTGGGGGAAAATCCAGCCCTTCATGGAGAACACGCCCGACTTCTGGCGCAAGGTCGTCGACCTCAACCTGCTCGGGCCGGTCGCCGTGTCGCAGGCCTTCCTGCAGCAGATGGTCGAGCGCGGCTCGGGCAAGATCGTCACCGTGTCGAGCGACGCCGGCCGCGTCGGCAGCCTCGGCGAGACCGTATATTCGGGCGCCAAGGGCGGTGCGATCGCCTTCACCAAGTCGCTCGCCCGCGAGGTCGCGCGCTACAACATCAACGTCAACTGCGTGTGCCCCGGCCCGACCGACACGCCGCTGCTGCAGGCGGTGCCCGAGAAGCACCGGGAGGCCTTCGTCAAGGCCACCCCGATGCGCCGCCTCGCCAAGCCGTCCGAGCTCGCCGACGCCGTGCTGTTCTTTGCCAGCGACCGCGCCAGCTTCATCACCGGCCAGGTCATCAGCGTCAGCGGCGGTCTCACGCTTGCTGGCTGA
- a CDS encoding enoyl-CoA hydratase/isomerase family protein: protein MISLRIDDSVASVTLCRAPVNAINEEWIEAFDRILAELEHTPRVNVLWIRSAERAFCAGADLDVIGSLFATAAGREKMIAITRRMQQLYARLERLPQVTIAEIGGAAMGGGFELALACDLRVVADTAKVGLPEARLGLLPAAGGTQRMTRICGEAVARRLILGAEVVAGTNAVKLGCAHWVAPAAELETFTRALVARIAALPPRALAECKRCITVAVEGGQDGYEVELAGSAAMLADGETQQRVRAFLNGH, encoded by the coding sequence ATGATTTCGCTGAGAATCGATGATTCCGTCGCATCGGTCACGCTGTGCCGTGCGCCGGTCAACGCGATCAACGAGGAATGGATCGAGGCGTTCGACCGCATCCTCGCCGAGCTCGAGCATACGCCGCGCGTCAACGTCCTGTGGATCCGCAGTGCCGAGCGCGCATTCTGCGCCGGCGCCGACCTCGACGTGATCGGCTCGCTCTTCGCCACCGCCGCCGGGCGCGAGAAGATGATCGCCATCACGCGGCGCATGCAGCAGCTCTACGCCCGCCTGGAGCGTCTGCCGCAGGTCACGATCGCCGAGATCGGCGGTGCGGCAATGGGCGGAGGCTTCGAGCTCGCGCTCGCCTGCGACCTGCGCGTCGTCGCCGACACCGCCAAGGTCGGACTGCCCGAAGCGCGCCTGGGGCTGCTCCCGGCGGCAGGCGGCACGCAGCGCATGACGCGTATCTGCGGCGAGGCCGTCGCGCGGCGGTTGATCCTCGGCGCCGAGGTCGTAGCCGGCACGAACGCCGTGAAGCTCGGCTGCGCACACTGGGTCGCGCCGGCGGCCGAACTGGAAACCTTCACGCGCGCCCTCGTCGCGCGCATCGCCGCACTGCCGCCGCGGGCGCTGGCGGAATGCAAGCGCTGCATCACGGTGGCGGTCGAGGGCGGTCAAGACGGCTACGAAGTCGAACTCGCCGGCAGCGCGGCGATGCTCGCGGACGGCGAAACGCAGCAACGCGTGCGCGCCTTTCTGAACGGTCATTAA
- a CDS encoding benzoate-CoA ligase family protein, with product MSFDNTARCGAMNAADEIIGRPLALGLADRPAIVGAGRSVTYGELDAMVNRSGNAMKMHGLARGERVLFLMDDSPEMVAGYLGAMRIGAVAVALNVRLAPRDVRYVIEDSACRLLFVDAEFAHLYQEIAAELAAPPQVIVRGAAPRVGVPLEDFLAGQADTLASTPAAPDDIAFWVYSSGTTGRPKAVMHTHACVLIADRMEAEYFGVGPGDRIFATSKMFFGWALGHSLMGGLRCGATVIIAAGWPDPVRIMGVVDTHRPTLFFSTPVMYRNLLREGAGDSEAFRAVRHFLSAGEKLPETLYQSWLEATGQPLIDGIGASETIFLFLVNDGAAQRPGSCGKPVPWAEVRLVDEAGADIVEPDVPGQIAIRMSSQFSGYWNQPEQTRKALRDGWYFPGDMFSFDRDGYWYHNGRADDMLKISGQWVSPSEIEGCAMTAPGIAEAVVVGVPQEDGLTRLVLVAVAKDPSASHSRLSAQVQDTLMANLSIYKCPRTVRFVDELPRTATGKIQKFRLRELLKAGRL from the coding sequence ATGAGTTTTGACAATACCGCGCGCTGCGGCGCGATGAACGCCGCCGACGAGATCATCGGCCGCCCCCTCGCGCTGGGTCTCGCCGACCGGCCCGCGATCGTCGGCGCCGGCCGTTCCGTCACCTACGGCGAACTCGATGCGATGGTCAATCGCAGCGGCAACGCGATGAAGATGCACGGCCTGGCGCGTGGCGAACGCGTCCTCTTCCTGATGGACGACTCGCCCGAGATGGTGGCGGGCTACCTCGGCGCGATGCGCATCGGCGCCGTCGCGGTCGCCCTCAACGTGCGGCTCGCGCCGCGCGACGTGCGCTACGTGATCGAGGACAGCGCCTGCCGCCTGCTGTTCGTGGATGCCGAATTCGCGCACCTCTATCAGGAGATCGCCGCCGAGCTCGCCGCCCCGCCGCAGGTGATCGTGCGCGGCGCCGCGCCGCGCGTCGGCGTGCCGCTCGAGGACTTCCTCGCGGGCCAGGCCGACACGCTGGCCTCGACGCCGGCGGCGCCCGACGACATCGCCTTCTGGGTGTATTCCTCGGGCACCACCGGGCGGCCCAAGGCGGTGATGCACACGCACGCGTGCGTGCTGATCGCCGACCGCATGGAGGCCGAATACTTCGGCGTGGGCCCCGGCGACCGCATTTTCGCCACCTCCAAGATGTTCTTCGGCTGGGCGCTGGGCCATTCGTTGATGGGCGGGCTGCGCTGCGGCGCGACGGTCATCATCGCCGCCGGTTGGCCCGACCCGGTGCGCATCATGGGGGTGGTCGACACTCACCGCCCGACGCTGTTCTTCAGCACCCCGGTGATGTACCGCAACCTGTTGCGCGAGGGGGCGGGCGACAGCGAGGCCTTCCGCGCGGTGCGCCACTTCCTGTCGGCCGGCGAGAAGCTGCCCGAGACGCTGTACCAGTCCTGGCTCGAGGCAACGGGCCAGCCCCTCATCGACGGCATCGGCGCCTCGGAGACGATCTTTCTCTTCCTCGTCAATGACGGGGCAGCGCAGCGGCCCGGCTCCTGCGGCAAGCCCGTGCCCTGGGCGGAGGTGCGCCTCGTCGATGAGGCCGGCGCGGATATCGTCGAGCCGGATGTGCCCGGGCAGATCGCGATCCGCATGTCCTCGCAGTTCAGCGGCTACTGGAATCAGCCCGAGCAGACGAGGAAGGCCCTGCGCGACGGCTGGTATTTTCCCGGCGACATGTTCAGCTTCGACCGAGACGGTTACTGGTACCACAACGGCCGGGCCGACGACATGCTGAAGATCTCCGGTCAGTGGGTGAGCCCGTCCGAAATCGAAGGCTGCGCGATGACCGCGCCCGGCATCGCCGAGGCCGTCGTCGTCGGCGTGCCGCAGGAAGACGGGTTGACGCGGCTTGTGCTGGTGGCCGTGGCGAAGGATCCGTCCGCGAGCCATTCCCGCCTGTCCGCGCAGGTGCAGGACACGCTGATGGCGAACCTGTCGATCTACAAATGCCCGCGCACCGTCCGGTTTGTGGACGAGCTGCCGCGCACCGCGACCGGCAAGATCCAGAAGTTCCGCTTGCGTGAGCTGCTCAAGGCGGGGCGGCTGTAG
- a CDS encoding TRAP transporter large permease has product MSGIAIGATMFGVLLALLVLRVHIGITMFLVGAAGYLTMMGGEITPFLNMLKNLAYARLSNYDLAVIPMFLLMGQFATHGGLSRALFRCVSSLVGHWRGGVAIASTGACAGFGAICGSSLATAATMGQVALPELKRCNYSGALSTGALAAGGTLGILIPPSVPLVIYAVLTQESIGKLFMAAVLPGLIAMLGYMLVIRIIVTLKPEAGPAGPRVPVAEKLRSIANVAPVALIFLVVIVGIYGGWANPTEAASIGAAACGILAVVTGGMRAEGIRESVLGAAEATAMIFLVLLGADMLNTGLALTQMPVELANWVKDSGLSPLLVLTAILLIYVFLGCVMDALAMILLTIPIFYPMVMGLEFWGLTPDEKSIWFGILVLMVVEIGLVHPPVGMNIYIINKAAKDVPLTDTFRGVMPFLASDLARITLLLFFPAITLYLVRTFGG; this is encoded by the coding sequence ATGAGCGGCATTGCGATCGGCGCGACGATGTTCGGGGTGCTGCTGGCGCTGCTGGTGCTGCGGGTGCATATCGGCATCACCATGTTCCTCGTCGGCGCAGCGGGCTACCTGACGATGATGGGCGGCGAGATCACGCCCTTCCTCAACATGCTGAAGAACCTCGCCTACGCGCGGCTCTCCAACTACGATCTGGCCGTCATCCCGATGTTCCTGCTGATGGGCCAGTTCGCGACCCACGGCGGCCTGTCGCGCGCGCTGTTCCGTTGCGTGAGCTCGCTCGTCGGGCACTGGCGCGGCGGCGTCGCGATCGCCTCGACCGGCGCCTGTGCGGGCTTCGGCGCGATCTGCGGCTCCTCGCTCGCCACCGCGGCGACGATGGGCCAGGTGGCCTTGCCGGAGTTGAAGCGCTGCAACTACTCCGGCGCCCTGTCGACCGGCGCGCTGGCCGCGGGCGGCACGCTGGGTATCCTGATCCCGCCCTCGGTGCCGCTGGTGATCTACGCGGTGCTCACGCAGGAGTCGATCGGCAAGCTCTTCATGGCGGCGGTGCTACCGGGCCTGATCGCAATGCTCGGCTACATGCTGGTGATCCGCATCATCGTCACGCTCAAGCCCGAGGCCGGACCGGCCGGCCCGCGCGTGCCGGTGGCGGAGAAGCTGCGCTCGATTGCCAACGTCGCCCCCGTCGCGCTGATCTTCCTCGTCGTCATCGTCGGCATCTACGGCGGCTGGGCCAACCCCACCGAGGCGGCCTCGATCGGCGCGGCGGCCTGCGGCATCCTCGCGGTGGTCACGGGCGGCATGCGCGCCGAGGGCATCCGCGAAAGCGTGCTCGGCGCCGCCGAGGCCACGGCGATGATCTTCCTTGTGCTGCTCGGCGCCGACATGCTCAACACCGGCCTCGCGCTCACGCAGATGCCGGTCGAGCTCGCGAATTGGGTCAAGGACAGCGGCCTGTCGCCGCTGCTGGTGCTCACGGCGATCCTGCTGATCTACGTGTTCCTCGGCTGCGTCATGGACGCGCTGGCGATGATCCTGCTGACCATCCCCATCTTCTATCCGATGGTCATGGGGCTGGAATTCTGGGGCCTGACGCCGGACGAGAAGTCGATCTGGTTCGGCATCCTGGTGCTGATGGTGGTCGAGATCGGCCTGGTGCATCCGCCGGTCGGCATGAACATCTACATCATCAACAAGGCCGCGAAGGACGTGCCGCTCACCGATACCTTCCGCGGGGTGATGCCCTTCCTCGCATCGGACCTCGCGCGCATCACGCTGCTGCTGTTCTTTCCCGCCATCACGCTGTATCTGGTCCGGACCTTCGGCGGCTGA